Below is a genomic region from Xanthocytophaga agilis.
GCAGGCAAGTTCACGTGGTCATGCACAGGAAACTGTAAATGGTGTATTATCTTTTCCTTTTACTATTCGCAATCAGTTCACCACTATGCAGTCTACTTTAGCAGCAGCACGTTCTTTGCGTACTGACTTGCTGAACTTTCAACGGGATCTTTATCGGAGTGTAGCCAATGAAAGCAAAGGTGCTTCAGGATATATATTTGGAAGTCAATATGACAAAGCCAGAAATTATGAAATGCTGCGTATTTTGTTACAGCAGAAAGTAGAGGTATATCCCCTAAAAAATACAGTAAGTATAGAGGGTAAAACCTTTGCCTCAGAAACTTCTTATTTTATTCCTGCTAATCAACCGCAATACCGTTTGATAAAGGCAATGTTTGAAAAACGGACTACTTTCGAGGACAGTTTATTCTATGATATCTCTGCATTCTCGCTCCCTCTCGCATTCAACATGCCCTATGCGGAAGCAAAAACAGCTAGTGTGGGTGAAAAGCTAACAAGTATCAGTTTTCCCGAAGGGAACGTAATAGGTGATAAAACTGTGTATGGATATGCATTTGCTTGGGATAATTACTATGCACCCCGTACTATCAATGAACTTCTAAAGAAAGGATATCAGATACGTGTAGCAACTAAACCTTTTACAAGTGTTATAGAAGGAAAAACGGAGACATTTGATTATGGTACGATCCTAATTCCTGTAGGCCTACAAAATCAATCACAGGAAGCTATTCTGGCAGATATGCAAGCTTTCGCGAAAAGAGATGGCTTGAATATAACAGGTATTTCAACTGGCCTGACGCCAACGGGTATTGACTTTGGAAGTAGTAACTTTGCAGTTGTCACTGATCCAAAGGCTATGTTGTTGGTTGGTATAGGGGTCACTGCTACAGATGCAGGTGAGGTATGGCATCTGCTTGATCAACGCTATAATATGCCTCCTGCCATTGTTGATCTGAGTTATAGTAACCGAGTAGATTTTGATAAGTACAATACCATTATACTATCTGGTGGAAATTACAATGGATTAACAGGAAATGCTCTCTCAAATCTTAAGCGGTGGGTACAAAACGGAGGAACTCTGGTTGCTATGTCTGAGGCTATTCCCTGGGCAGTATCCAATGGACTAGCCAATGTAAAATTAAAGAAAATACCTAGCGACTCTACAGGTAACAAACCCTATGTTTTTCTGGATGAATACACACGAGCACAGGAAATTGTGGGTAGCATTTTTCAGATCCGTCTGGATCGTAGCCATCCGCTAGCATTTGGGTACAAAGAAGAAACAATCCCTGTATTCAAGGACAATACCGTATTTATGGAAAAGGCAAAGAACCCTTATGCCACTCCAGGACAATATACTGTTAATCCATTGCTGAGTGGATATATTTCCAAACAAAATCTGAAACAATTTAGTAATGCAGGCTCTATAGTGGTTAATTCTTCTGGTAGTGGTAAAATTATTTTATTTGATGATAATCCTAATTTCCGCGCATTTTGGTTTGGAACAAATAAACTGTTTATGAATGCTCTTTTCTTTGGCAGAATCATTAACAATACAGCAACAGTGAGAACTGAAGAGTAGGAGAGAGGTAAATCGGGAAGATACTTATATTTTTCAAGTATCTTCCCGATTGAAAACATGATTATTATATATGTATTTTCTGATTTCTACGGCTGGCAACAATACTTTTAAGTTTCATTAGTATTGATAAACCTATTACCATAGGTTTCCAGAGAGTGTTATATTGAATAGAAAACTTAGCCAACAGGATAAAATAGGTAGTTATCTGTACCCACAATGGCTTATTAATATTTTTTAATACAGCCAGAAGGTTTCCTTGCAACTTATATTTGTCACTTTGCTTCCAGATAGACTTACCCACGTTTTGTGCTGAAGGATAAGGACGGGCATGACAAATGGTAGCGTCAGGTGTAACACCAATTCTGATATTATGATACTGGCAACGTTGACAATAATCCAGATCTTCACCATACATAAAAAACAGAGGGTCAAATGTACCCACAATTTTTATGCAATCACGTGTTAGTAACCATGCCGCAGCATTTACAAACGATAATGGGTAAATCTCTTTTGTTTGCTTAAGATATATATCTGAAATGATATTAGGGCATTTGTCTGTTTCCAGATATTTTGAAAAGCCATACTCCAAGGCAGAGCCTGTTGTATTGAGATGGAATGGACTGATAATCCCAAAATCTGGTTTATTTAAACTTACTGATAGTAATCTTTCAATAGTATTATTTTCAATCCATGCATCCTGATTAAGCAGAAATACATAATCAGCCTGGTGAGCCATTGCAAGGTCAATACCTATATTATTAGCTTTACCAAAGCCAATATTTTCTTTACTGTGGATAAACGTAATATGTGGGAACTCATTTTGTATAATTTGAATGCCTGTTTGGGTGGTAGAATTGTTATCTACAACCACAATATGTAATGGTAGTACACTTTCTGTTAAACTTTGTAAACATTTGTGTATCCATTCTTCTCCGTTATAATGAACAATTACTGCCCAGACATTTGGAACCATTTGATATAGATAACTAACCGTAAGATGTTTTAAAGAAAAGTGAGAAAGACAGGTGCCTCTTTTAGATCAAAGCTAATTTCTTAGCTACATCTTCTCTACAGATCAGATAATTAGACTCATTAGCTGCAAAAATTTTATCTGTTTTATGAATCTCTCCTTCTTCATTGATAACAAAATATAAGTAGTTACACCCTTTTAACGATGCTTCGATTCGGGTAGCAATAGAGTCATTCATTACTT
It encodes:
- a CDS encoding M14 family metallopeptidase, which encodes MKKILFLVSSLLTFLDAHSQEKLSLSYYLPQNVSYSSEIPTPESFFSWQVGEWHVSHDQLVSYIREVDRISDRMTMEIYARSYEGRPSILLTVTGASNRTNLDKIKSDHLKLSDASQSGSLDVSRMPAVVWIGASVHGNEPSGSNAMLLLTYYLAAAQGPSIDSLLNETVILVDPAFNPDGLQRFSHWANTNKSKTLMTDPSSREFNETWPGGRFNHYWFDLNRDWLYVQHPESKGRATKFQEWKPNILTDHHEMGANSTFFFQPGVQSRVHPLTPKLNQELTQKIGTFHAKALDKLGSLYFTEENYDDFYYGKGSTYPDVQGCVGILFEQASSRGHAQETVNGVLSFPFTIRNQFTTMQSTLAAARSLRTDLLNFQRDLYRSVANESKGASGYIFGSQYDKARNYEMLRILLQQKVEVYPLKNTVSIEGKTFASETSYFIPANQPQYRLIKAMFEKRTTFEDSLFYDISAFSLPLAFNMPYAEAKTASVGEKLTSISFPEGNVIGDKTVYGYAFAWDNYYAPRTINELLKKGYQIRVATKPFTSVIEGKTETFDYGTILIPVGLQNQSQEAILADMQAFAKRDGLNITGISTGLTPTGIDFGSSNFAVVTDPKAMLLVGIGVTATDAGEVWHLLDQRYNMPPAIVDLSYSNRVDFDKYNTIILSGGNYNGLTGNALSNLKRWVQNGGTLVAMSEAIPWAVSNGLANVKLKKIPSDSTGNKPYVFLDEYTRAQEIVGSIFQIRLDRSHPLAFGYKEETIPVFKDNTVFMEKAKNPYATPGQYTVNPLLSGYISKQNLKQFSNAGSIVVNSSGSGKIILFDDNPNFRAFWFGTNKLFMNALFFGRIINNTATVRTEE
- a CDS encoding glycosyltransferase family 2 protein codes for the protein MVPNVWAVIVHYNGEEWIHKCLQSLTESVLPLHIVVVDNNSTTQTGIQIIQNEFPHITFIHSKENIGFGKANNIGIDLAMAHQADYVFLLNQDAWIENNTIERLLSVSLNKPDFGIISPFHLNTTGSALEYGFSKYLETDKCPNIISDIYLKQTKEIYPLSFVNAAAWLLTRDCIKIVGTFDPLFFMYGEDLDYCQRCQYHNIRIGVTPDATICHARPYPSAQNVGKSIWKQSDKYKLQGNLLAVLKNINKPLWVQITTYFILLAKFSIQYNTLWKPMVIGLSILMKLKSIVASRRNQKIHI